The sequence AGCGGCATGAAACAAAATGAACCGGCACCGTCCTGCTTCATACATTCTGTGACTTTCGGCCATCGAACCTCATCGGCAAGATCCGAAACCAGGAGGGGCTGCTGAGTTCGCCAGACCAGCCCGGCAGGGTTCTCCTCAACAGGCGCCTCATGACCACCAATAAGATCGGCCGGGACATTCGCTTGAATCGTATGCAATCGCATGGTGTTCTTGTCTAGATCGTATAAGGATAGGGCCACGAAATTGACTTGTACGACGCGGGGAAGGCGCTGCGCAAGCTCTCGAAAGAGCTTGTCCAGATCCCGATGCGAGGAGATGGCCTGAGCGACCTCCAACAAAGCCTGATAGCGTTCCGCCAATGTCTCGCAGGGAGATATGGATGACTGTTCCATAGATCTAAATATGACCCATCAGCTCACGACGCCTCAAGAGGCCGGCTGAGCAGGTTGTCGACAAGCCCCCCAGCGGTGTTCTCACGGCCCTCAGAAGCTCAACGTAAGACAGAGAGTACGCTTCGCCTATTCGCTTGCTGCGGTCTTGCTGGACGGCCTTTCTGAACAGCCTGAAGGGATTTCTGAAATGGTCCGTGAGCTCCAGGCATTCCTGATTTCACTGTACGCGAGTCATTTGTCAACATACTGTTAGCTCACTTGCGAGGGAGGAACACTCGCCGTCAAAGCGTCTGATGCGTCCCGTCGCAAAAGGGCGGCGTCTTGGTCTGCTTGCACTGGCACAAGGCAATTTCCTTCGTTTCATCCACGATAAATTCAACCGGCTCAAACCCGGTCCCCTGGTGAGAGCCATCACAAAACGGTTGGTCCCTTGAGCGTCCACAGGAGCACCAGTAGTACGTTCCTGCCTCCAATGAAATTATAGATGGCTCCTTAGCTGCAATGCGTGATTGTCCCATGAGCGTTCCTCCCTCTGCCATTGGTCAAGATCAGACTACTGATCAGCCTTCGTGGCTGAAGTATAACGTTTTCATTACGCACTTCGCACCCTCCTCTTGCGCGATCCTCTAATCGCTTCCATCTCTCCCGATCTCACTCGACCAGTATTGGTTCATGGCGATTGATTTATGAGACAGCAGGTATTATTTACCCGGTCTATGGTACTTTCGATTTCGGGTCTCTTGTGACCTTGCTACTACTTGACCATGGCGGGTCAATCGCAAATAGAGTACGTATAAGAAGGAATAAGGAAGATATCCTCTAGCACCATCACTCCAAAATCAGCTTACTCAAGCAAGTATGCGGTTGAACGTTCCGTATGCAAGCCGGCGCGTCTCGTGCTGATGAGGAAAGCGCGTGCCGTTGTAGGTAAGACGACATGACACTGCCGATCGAGTTTATCCTGCTCGCTGCTTCCGGGCTCCTGCTGCTGAGCGTCATCGCGAGTAAGGCGTTTGGCAATATGGGCATCCCAGCGCTCTTGTTGTTCCTCGGTATCGGGATGCTGGCGGGGTCGGACGGTCCAGGTGGCATACACTTCGACGATCCTTGGTTGGCCCAGTCTCTTGGCGTAGTAGCGCTCACCTTCATTCTGTTTGCCGGCGGCATGGACACCGAGTGGGCGACCGTGCGGAAAGTGTTGGGAATTGGGGTAGGCCTGTCGACCCTAGGAGTCGCCGTGACAGCTGGCCTAGTCGGTTGGTTCGCAACCACAGCGTTGCAGATGTCATGGTTGGAAGGACTCCTCATCGGCGCGATCGTTTCCTCGACCGATGCCGCGGCGGTGTTTGCCGTGATGCGTTCACGCTATGTAGGCCTGCGTGGCACCTTGAAACCTTTGCTCGAACTCGAATCCGGTAGCAACGATCCGATGGCAGTCTTTCTCACCATTGGCATGATTTCCCTGATCACGGGAGCTTCCGATTCAGCGTTCGACTTGGTGCCGATGTTCATACGGCAAATGGTCCTCGGCGGAGCCATCGGGTACGGGGTAGGCAAGTTGATGGTGTTGCTGGTGAACCGGCTGCGCCTTGAATACGATGGGCTCTATCCTGTTCTAACCCTGTCGCTCGTGCTCTTCACCTACAGCGGCAGCACATGGCTTGGCGGAAATGGATTTCTGGCCGTCTATCTGGCCGGCCTCATGATGGGAAACAGCGAATTTGTCCATAAACGAAGTCTGATCCGGTTCCACGACGGACTGGCCTGGCTCATGCAGATCAGCATGTTCCTGGCTCTAGGGCTGCAGGTCTTCCCTGCGCAGCTCGTACCAATCGCCGGGACAGGGCTGCTCTTGGCGTTGTTCCTGATGTTCATTGCCCGACCTGTAGCTGTCTTTGCGACCTTGGCGTTTACGCATCTCAGCATGAGGGAGAAAACCATGGTCGCCTGGGTGGGATTGCGAGGGGCCGTGCCGATTATTCTGGCCACCTTTCCGCTTCTCGCAGAGGTCCCTCAGGCTGTTACAACATTTCATCTGGTTTTTTTCATCGTGCTGACATCGGTGTTGTTGCAAGGCACCTCAATCCCGATCGTAGCCCGTTGGCTGGACGTCGATGAGCCGTTGGCGCCGCGCAAGGAATCTTCTCCGGTATGGGATGCGCCGACCAGCCTCAAGAGTGGCCTCCTCGAAGTGCGGATTCCAGAACACTCCTGGGCGATCGGGCGGCGATTGCTTGATCTGGGCCTACCGAAAAGCGCGTTCATACTCCTGATCGCTCGAAAAAGTAAGTGTTTCGTTCCGGACGGGACGGCCGTGTTGCAGGCCAACGATTCCCTTCTTGCATTTACTGACCAATTTTCATTTCTCCGATTGCGGTCGATTCTCGAAAGCCGACATCAGCCCCCGCCGCCCGAGGATCCTCCGGAGGGCGGAGGAGTCGAGGTCGTGTGAAGACTACGCCACATCTCAAAATCGATTTCCCACGACACAGCGCTCAATTCATCAACTCAATCCTTTCGGAACGGGCAGCATCTTCCGAAACATCATGTTCGTTCTTTTGGTTGAGCTCGTAAGGGCCGAAAGCTTGTCGCCTATCAATTGGGAGATTGGTTCTACCCCACAGCTCATCTTCGAGGATCTCACGGCAGGTATCACTCTCCGGCGGTTGACCTGAGCGGAACGGTTGGACTATATCAAAGCCCTCCACAATGATGTGCTGCAGCATATGGGCTCCGTTCGCAGCAGTACCGTCGTCATGCTGGCGCAGGCTGCGTCTGTCGGATGAGCGAAAAGCATAAGAGTTGCTGCGCATCCAACACGAACGATTCTCGCGGCGACCGATCTCTCGGCATGTTTTCAAACTTGCACTGCTGTCGAATCTCCGTCTCATCGTTCTGCATGTCGTGGAAGCTCATCCCAAATTTGAGCAGTGGTCTCCGGCGGCGCATTGCTCCCTTCACTCCTTGAAGGCCAAGGCTCTTCTTGAGCTGGGCCGCATAGTTCGTCTCGCGAACGAAAACGGCCTCATGGTTGATCACAAACTTCTGGGGGCATTCCTGGGGATGCCATCTTGGAGGTTCCACACAACTCTCACGTTGCCTTTCTCGTCATGGCAACTCACAGGATGACCGGCTCGGATCGACTTCGGTTAGGCAGCGTCGCGGAGAGCATCTTGCGCCAGGCGCCGTGCCCTGTCCTTACGGTCCGCGCGTCCGCCCCCATACCCCTAGCAAGTTCCGGCTCGTCCATGTGCTGTAGGCGTCGGGTCAAGTGGTGGCCATGACCGGCGATGGTGTCAACGATGCCCCGGCCATCAAGCGCGCAGACGTCAGCGTGGCAATGGGGTTGAAAGGCACTGATGCCGCCCGAGAAGCGGGCGACATTATGCTCGCCGACGACAATTTCGCAACGATCAGCAGTGCTGTGCGCGAAGGACGCGACATCTATAACGACAGGAAGTTCGTGCTATTCATGCTGCCGACCAATGGCGGAAAAACGTTGGTCGTCACGGCCGCAATCCTCTCCGAGCTGACGCTGCAGCTGACATCCGCGCAGGTT is a genomic window of Candidatus Nitrospira kreftii containing:
- a CDS encoding hypothetical protein (conserved protein of unknown function), producing the protein MGQSRIAAKEPSIISLEAGTYYWCSCGRSRDQPFCDGSHQGTGFEPVEFIVDETKEIALCQCKQTKTPPFCDGTHQTL
- a CDS encoding K+/H+ antiporter, with the translated sequence MTLPIEFILLAASGLLLLSVIASKAFGNMGIPALLLFLGIGMLAGSDGPGGIHFDDPWLAQSLGVVALTFILFAGGMDTEWATVRKVLGIGVGLSTLGVAVTAGLVGWFATTALQMSWLEGLLIGAIVSSTDAAAVFAVMRSRYVGLRGTLKPLLELESGSNDPMAVFLTIGMISLITGASDSAFDLVPMFIRQMVLGGAIGYGVGKLMVLLVNRLRLEYDGLYPVLTLSLVLFTYSGSTWLGGNGFLAVYLAGLMMGNSEFVHKRSLIRFHDGLAWLMQISMFLALGLQVFPAQLVPIAGTGLLLALFLMFIARPVAVFATLAFTHLSMREKTMVAWVGLRGAVPIILATFPLLAEVPQAVTTFHLVFFIVLTSVLLQGTSIPIVARWLDVDEPLAPRKESSPVWDAPTSLKSGLLEVRIPEHSWAIGRRLLDLGLPKSAFILLIARKSKCFVPDGTAVLQANDSLLAFTDQFSFLRLRSILESRHQPPPPEDPPEGGGVEVV